In the genome of Victivallis lenta, one region contains:
- a CDS encoding ABC transporter permease yields MKKINWRNLLDSGGVWIALFAFLAVASASNEYFRSPQNLINITRQVSYSGIIALGMTFVIAAGGIDLAVGSLFALAGVVSLFAMNSAGGSEAVQLAAGFGAALGVGVAGGMLNGVLVGAARVQPFIVTLGTMSIFRSLALYFANAGLVPTSNSLYQPLVSAKAAGLPLATLVLFGLTAVLAVVLRLTRFGRHVCAVGSNERVACYSAIRTGVVKFWTYVLVGGLAGLSAFLLGGRLNSISSSGAGLSYELDAIAAVIIGGTAMTGGKATVPGTLAGVLLLGIVSNVLDMWGISVNLQGAVKGLVIIIAVLIQYRRK; encoded by the coding sequence ATGAAGAAGATCAACTGGAGGAATCTGCTGGATTCGGGCGGAGTCTGGATTGCGCTGTTCGCATTTCTCGCGGTCGCTTCGGCTTCGAACGAATATTTCCGTTCGCCGCAGAATCTCATCAACATCACCCGGCAGGTGTCGTACAGCGGGATCATCGCGCTCGGCATGACCTTCGTGATCGCGGCGGGCGGCATCGACCTCGCGGTCGGGTCGCTCTTCGCGCTGGCCGGAGTCGTGTCGCTCTTCGCAATGAATTCGGCGGGCGGCTCCGAGGCGGTTCAGCTGGCTGCCGGATTCGGCGCGGCGCTCGGCGTCGGCGTCGCGGGCGGCATGCTGAACGGGGTGCTGGTCGGCGCGGCGCGGGTCCAGCCGTTCATCGTTACGCTCGGCACGATGTCGATCTTTCGTTCGCTCGCGCTCTATTTTGCGAATGCGGGGCTGGTGCCGACTTCGAATTCTCTTTACCAGCCGCTGGTTTCGGCGAAGGCGGCCGGGCTGCCGCTTGCGACGCTGGTCCTTTTCGGCCTCACCGCGGTTCTGGCCGTCGTGCTGCGGCTGACCCGCTTCGGACGGCACGTCTGCGCGGTCGGTTCGAACGAGCGGGTCGCCTGCTATTCGGCGATCCGGACCGGCGTGGTCAAGTTCTGGACCTATGTGCTGGTCGGCGGCCTGGCGGGGCTGAGCGCGTTTCTGCTCGGCGGCCGGCTGAATTCGATCAGCAGTTCCGGCGCCGGGCTCTCGTACGAGCTCGACGCGATCGCGGCGGTCATCATCGGCGGAACCGCCATGACCGGCGGCAAGGCGACGGTGCCGGGGACGCTGGCCGGCGTTCTGCTGCTCGGAATCGTTTCGAACGTGCTCGACATGTGGGGGATTTCGGTCAACCTGCAGGGGGCGGTCAAGGGGCTGGTCATCATTATCGCTGTGCTGATTCAGTACCGCCGGAAATAA
- a CDS encoding ATP-binding cassette domain-containing protein — MLRVENLTKCYDAEKALDGVSLTLEAGRILGLIGENGAGKSTFTKCLTGVVKPTSGRIELEPGVSVGWIPQEFNLVEHLTVTENIFLGRERSRFGLLDRAAMRREAARRLARLHADIDPDTPVAELPPSGKQMVEFAKALDESYRLLLMDEPTTILNAEETQRLFAIMREFKASGGSIIYISHKLAEVKEICDEIAVLRDGTLVSVSPASELDPPEMARRMVGRELSRMFPDSPSNPPGTPALEVEHLSSGRAVRDVSFVLRHGEILGVAGLAGAGRTEMAEALMALRRIDGGTVKVNGRAVRFRRPAEAVAAGLSYLPEDRQGSGILPGFTIGENITLVSLARYCRGLLRPAEIRRAAEAYVKEFRIKPARPDALLCELSGGNQQKVAMAKGLDTRPEIFIFDEPTRGVDIAARRDIYEFIRNLANGGVACLLISSDMEEILGMCGRVMVMRAGAVAGFRSGEELTQEELMYLAIGVERR, encoded by the coding sequence GTGCTCAGGGTTGAAAATCTGACCAAATGTTACGATGCCGAGAAGGCGCTCGACGGCGTGTCGCTCACGCTGGAGGCCGGCCGCATCCTCGGCCTGATCGGTGAAAACGGCGCCGGAAAGTCGACCTTTACGAAATGTCTGACCGGAGTCGTCAAACCGACCTCCGGCCGGATTGAGCTCGAACCCGGTGTCTCGGTCGGCTGGATTCCGCAGGAGTTCAACCTCGTCGAACACCTGACCGTGACCGAAAATATTTTTCTCGGCCGGGAGAGGAGTCGTTTCGGGCTGCTCGACCGCGCCGCAATGCGCCGGGAGGCCGCGCGGCGTCTCGCACGGCTTCATGCCGATATCGATCCCGATACGCCGGTCGCGGAACTGCCGCCCTCCGGCAAACAGATGGTCGAGTTCGCCAAGGCGCTCGATGAAAGTTACCGGCTGCTGCTGATGGATGAACCGACCACGATCCTGAACGCGGAGGAGACGCAGCGGCTGTTTGCGATCATGCGCGAATTCAAAGCTTCCGGCGGCTCGATCATCTACATCTCCCACAAGCTGGCCGAGGTGAAGGAGATCTGCGACGAGATCGCCGTGCTGCGGGACGGTACGCTCGTCAGCGTTTCTCCGGCTTCGGAGCTCGATCCGCCAGAGATGGCGCGGCGGATGGTCGGGCGCGAGCTCTCCCGCATGTTTCCGGACTCGCCGTCGAATCCGCCCGGAACGCCCGCTCTCGAGGTCGAACACCTGTCGAGCGGCCGGGCCGTGCGGGATGTGAGCTTTGTCTTGCGGCACGGGGAGATCCTCGGCGTTGCCGGGCTGGCCGGGGCCGGCCGCACCGAAATGGCCGAAGCGCTGATGGCGCTGAGACGCATCGACGGCGGCACGGTGAAGGTGAACGGCAGAGCCGTCCGTTTCCGGCGTCCCGCGGAGGCGGTCGCGGCCGGGCTTTCGTATCTGCCGGAGGACCGGCAGGGCTCCGGCATCCTCCCCGGCTTCACGATCGGGGAGAATATCACGCTTGTTTCGCTCGCGCGCTACTGCCGCGGGCTGCTGCGCCCGGCGGAGATCCGGCGGGCGGCCGAGGCGTATGTGAAGGAGTTCCGCATCAAGCCGGCCCGGCCCGATGCACTGCTTTGCGAACTCTCCGGCGGGAACCAGCAGAAGGTCGCGATGGCGAAGGGGCTTGATACGCGGCCGGAAATTTTTATTTTCGACGAACCGACCCGCGGAGTGGATATCGCGGCGCGGCGGGATATTTACGAATTTATCCGGAATCTTGCGAACGGAGGCGTCGCCTGCCTGCTGATCTCGTCGGACATGGAGGAGATCCTCGGCATGTGCGGCCGGGTTATGGTCATGCGCGCCGGCGCCGTCGCCGGATTCCGCTCGGGTGAAGAACTCACGCAGGAGGAACTGATGTATCTGGCAATCGGGGTGGAACGGCGATGA
- a CDS encoding ROK family protein: protein MAIQITMKCVPELDPEFVPAALWNREYGKLAAADAGRRKLALCVERANGCVSRFDTVILADTPENRALNLRYVERIVKFLLWARGGWKLTVAGAPELVPELAKIYSAGGERKFDYAVIGKKIYDHPFTVVGCAYEAAPEAKEIGLRLGGHFDGCRIGFDLGGSDRKCAAVIDGETVHSEEVVWDPYFQGDINYHIEGIVDSLKRAAARLPRIDSIGGSAAGVYVDNQPRIASLFRGIPEEQFESRVRPIFLEIAKQFPGVPFVVLNDGEVTALAGAVSIGRNALLGLAMGTSEAVGFVTPEGTLTDHLNELAFAPVDYRETGAPVDEWSGDAGVGALYLSQQAVGRVAGKAGFEFPAGTPLPEQLKLVQKAMESGDERAAKVYRTVGCYLGYAVAHYAMFYPLENLLLLGRVSSGRGGSIILDKAREVLAGEFPELKVEFHIPDEAFKRHGQAVIAATLPEL from the coding sequence ATGGCGATTCAGATTACGATGAAATGTGTGCCGGAGCTCGATCCGGAGTTTGTGCCGGCGGCGCTCTGGAACCGGGAGTACGGAAAGCTTGCCGCAGCCGATGCCGGCCGCCGCAAACTGGCGCTCTGCGTGGAACGGGCCAACGGCTGCGTGTCGCGCTTCGATACGGTGATCCTGGCCGATACGCCGGAGAACCGGGCGCTGAATCTGCGTTACGTCGAACGGATCGTCAAGTTCCTGCTCTGGGCGCGCGGCGGATGGAAGCTGACGGTCGCCGGAGCTCCGGAACTGGTCCCCGAGCTGGCGAAGATCTACTCCGCCGGCGGCGAACGGAAGTTCGATTATGCCGTGATCGGCAAAAAAATCTACGATCATCCGTTCACCGTCGTCGGCTGCGCGTATGAAGCCGCGCCGGAAGCGAAGGAGATCGGGCTCAGGCTCGGCGGCCATTTCGACGGCTGCCGGATCGGTTTCGACCTCGGCGGTTCGGACCGCAAATGCGCGGCGGTCATCGACGGCGAAACCGTCCACAGCGAGGAGGTCGTCTGGGACCCGTATTTTCAGGGCGACATCAATTATCACATCGAAGGGATCGTCGATTCGCTGAAGCGGGCGGCGGCCAGACTGCCGCGCATCGATTCGATCGGCGGCAGCGCGGCGGGCGTCTATGTCGACAACCAGCCGCGCATCGCGTCGCTGTTCCGCGGCATCCCCGAGGAACAGTTCGAATCGCGGGTGCGGCCAATTTTTCTCGAGATTGCGAAGCAGTTTCCGGGTGTGCCGTTCGTCGTGCTGAATGACGGCGAGGTGACCGCCCTGGCGGGCGCGGTCAGCATCGGCAGAAATGCCCTGCTCGGGCTGGCCATGGGGACCAGCGAGGCGGTCGGTTTCGTGACCCCGGAGGGGACGCTGACCGATCACCTGAATGAGCTTGCGTTCGCTCCGGTCGACTATCGTGAAACCGGAGCTCCGGTCGATGAGTGGTCCGGCGACGCCGGCGTCGGCGCGCTCTATCTGTCGCAGCAGGCGGTCGGGCGGGTCGCCGGAAAGGCCGGGTTCGAATTTCCGGCCGGGACGCCGCTGCCGGAGCAGCTCAAGCTGGTCCAGAAAGCGATGGAGTCCGGCGACGAACGCGCCGCGAAGGTCTATCGGACCGTCGGCTGCTATCTCGGGTATGCGGTCGCCCATTATGCGATGTTCTATCCGCTGGAGAATCTGCTCCTTCTCGGGCGCGTTTCGTCCGGCAGGGGCGGCTCGATCATCCTCGACAAAGCGCGTGAAGTGCTGGCCGGGGAGTTCCCGGAGCTGAAGGTCGAATTCCATATTCCGGACGAGGCGTTCAAGCGGCACGGCCAGGCGGTCATCGCCGCCACGCTGCCGGAACTCTAG
- the nagB gene encoding glucosamine-6-phosphate deaminase, which translates to MEVIIRPTTEEAVRLTAELIADAIRQKPFFKLGLATGATMEAVYADLAEMNKAGRVDFSRVHTFNLDEYIGLPPEDPNSYRYYMNKHLFSKINIDMRNTNLPDGLAGDEIAEGLRYEEAIEDAGGIDLQLLGIGNDGHIGFNEPISSLGSRTRAKALTPATYAQNSVYFNPPESMPKRAFTMGVGTILDAERIVMLITGAKKAGIAAKAIEGPVTSMVTGSAIQLHPNTVVILDEAAAAELTQTEYYKWVFDNEPKWEPYR; encoded by the coding sequence ATGGAAGTCATTATCCGTCCCACTACGGAAGAGGCCGTCAGACTCACTGCCGAACTGATCGCCGACGCGATCCGGCAGAAACCGTTTTTCAAGCTCGGGCTCGCGACCGGTGCGACGATGGAGGCGGTCTACGCCGACCTCGCCGAAATGAACAAGGCGGGCCGCGTCGATTTCTCGCGCGTGCACACCTTCAATCTCGACGAATACATCGGGCTGCCGCCGGAGGACCCGAATTCGTACCGCTACTATATGAACAAGCATCTGTTCAGCAAGATCAACATCGATATGCGGAACACGAATCTGCCGGACGGGCTCGCCGGGGATGAAATCGCCGAGGGGCTCCGCTATGAGGAAGCGATCGAGGATGCGGGCGGCATCGATCTTCAGCTGCTCGGCATCGGCAACGACGGGCACATCGGTTTCAACGAGCCGATCTCGTCGCTCGGCAGCCGCACCCGGGCGAAGGCGCTGACTCCGGCGACCTACGCGCAGAACTCCGTCTATTTCAACCCGCCGGAGTCGATGCCGAAGCGCGCCTTCACGATGGGCGTCGGCACGATTCTCGATGCGGAGCGCATCGTCATGCTGATCACGGGGGCGAAAAAGGCCGGCATTGCCGCGAAGGCGATTGAGGGTCCGGTCACTTCGATGGTCACGGGCAGCGCGATTCAACTGCATCCGAACACGGTGGTGATTCTCGACGAGGCGGCGGCGGCGGAGCTGACGCAGACCGAGTACTACAAGTGGGTTTTCGATAACGAACCGAAATGGGAGCCGTACCGGTAG
- a CDS encoding CYTH domain-containing protein, with translation MAVEIERKFLLASEAWRSGAESAVRMVQGYFELLPPSPTVRVRIAGEKAFLTVKGPVRNISRSEFEYEIPVADAEAMLREFCGGRVVEKVRYLVPYGGFVWEVDEYFGENEGLFTAEIELDGEEASFSVPPWLGPEVSADRRYSNGALSRNPYRRWNNAPKQA, from the coding sequence ATGGCGGTCGAAATCGAACGCAAGTTTCTGCTCGCTTCGGAGGCATGGCGTTCCGGGGCAGAGTCGGCCGTGCGCATGGTGCAGGGGTATTTCGAGCTTCTGCCGCCGTCTCCGACGGTGCGGGTCAGGATCGCCGGCGAGAAGGCGTTCCTGACCGTGAAGGGGCCGGTCAGGAACATCTCCCGCAGCGAATTCGAATACGAAATTCCGGTTGCGGACGCCGAAGCGATGCTCCGCGAATTCTGCGGCGGCCGCGTGGTCGAGAAGGTCCGCTACCTCGTGCCGTACGGCGGGTTCGTCTGGGAGGTCGACGAATATTTCGGCGAGAACGAGGGGCTCTTCACTGCCGAGATCGAACTGGACGGCGAGGAGGCTTCGTTCTCCGTCCCCCCGTGGCTCGGCCCGGAGGTCTCCGCAGACCGCCGTTACAGCAACGGCGCGCTGAGCCGGAACCCGTACCGGCGCTGGAACAACGCGCCGAAACAGGCATAG